One Neosynechococcus sphagnicola sy1 genomic region harbors:
- a CDS encoding pyridoxine 5'-phosphate synthase, whose product MPSLGVNIDHIATLRQARRTVEPDPIAAAVLAELGGADGITVHLREDRRHIQDRDVRLLRQTVRTHLNLEMAATEEMVAIALTIQPDYITLVPERREEVTTERGVGCGWERTPTG is encoded by the coding sequence TTGCCTTCCCTTGGTGTCAATATTGACCACATTGCAACCCTTCGACAGGCCCGGCGCACCGTAGAACCAGACCCCATCGCTGCCGCAGTTTTAGCAGAACTGGGGGGAGCAGATGGCATTACCGTGCATTTGCGAGAAGATCGGCGACACATTCAGGATCGGGATGTGCGACTCTTGCGCCAGACAGTGCGAACCCATCTGAACCTGGAAATGGCTGCCACAGAGGAAATGGTGGCGATCGCCTTAACCATTCAGCCTGACTACATTACCCTGGTTCCCGAACGCCGGGAAGAAGTCACCACCGAACGGGGGGTTGGATGTGGCTGGGAACGAACCCCGACTGGGTGA
- the eat gene encoding ethanolamine permease — protein sequence MSEEKPRGIVRYEAVEDDYLHKRQLQRSAGWILLWALGVGAVISGDFSGWNFGLASGGFGGLAIATLLMALMYVCMVFSIAELSAALPHAGGFYSFTRNAFGPFGGFLCGVTDTIEYVITPAVVVFFIGSYMQTLLPTVPLVIWWVLFYAVFVLINIRGVELTLKAGLVVTAIAAAVLVIFFVAVIFSGKFDPALLVNIPPEPGNPNWLPFGWAGVFKALPYAIWFYLAIEQLPLAAEEAHDTVRDIPKALIWGIVTLLLLSLFVLVLNTGMPATFDIKDDTGKVIETVTGAAAISRTGAPVADGFKAIFGEGLIFTVLTSLAVAGLIASFHTIIYAYGRVLFSLSRAGYYPRWISITSKFHTPAIALIVGALIGLACILILDSSGQTVLIGSTLINMAVLGAVISYATVMVSYIKLKISRPDLDRPYLSPLGIGGAAIGAVLAIVALLACFADPAYQPAVAWVVSFCGGDGCLFPALFAP from the coding sequence ATGAGTGAAGAGAAGCCAAGGGGTATCGTTCGCTACGAAGCCGTGGAAGATGACTATCTCCACAAACGACAGTTACAACGCAGTGCGGGTTGGATACTGCTGTGGGCGTTGGGTGTGGGAGCTGTGATTTCCGGTGACTTCTCGGGTTGGAATTTTGGTCTAGCGTCGGGGGGATTTGGCGGCTTGGCGATCGCCACCCTGCTGATGGCATTGATGTATGTCTGCATGGTCTTTAGTATTGCGGAACTGTCTGCGGCGCTGCCCCATGCGGGGGGCTTTTATTCCTTTACTCGCAACGCCTTTGGGCCTTTTGGGGGCTTTCTGTGTGGCGTTACCGACACCATTGAATATGTGATCACCCCAGCGGTGGTCGTTTTCTTCATTGGCAGCTATATGCAGACCCTACTCCCTACCGTCCCCCTAGTGATTTGGTGGGTGTTGTTTTATGCCGTGTTTGTGTTGATTAACATTCGCGGTGTGGAACTAACGTTGAAGGCGGGTTTAGTCGTAACGGCGATCGCGGCGGCGGTGCTGGTGATCTTCTTTGTCGCGGTGATCTTCTCCGGTAAGTTTGACCCGGCCTTACTGGTGAATATTCCCCCGGAGCCTGGCAATCCCAACTGGCTTCCCTTCGGTTGGGCGGGGGTATTTAAGGCTTTGCCCTATGCCATCTGGTTTTATCTCGCCATTGAACAGCTTCCCTTAGCCGCCGAAGAAGCCCACGATACGGTGCGCGATATTCCCAAAGCGTTGATCTGGGGCATTGTTACCCTGTTGTTGCTGTCGCTGTTTGTCCTGGTTCTGAATACGGGTATGCCCGCTACCTTCGACATCAAGGACGACACTGGCAAAGTGATCGAAACAGTCACCGGGGCCGCTGCCATTAGCAGAACCGGAGCCCCAGTTGCCGATGGCTTCAAGGCCATTTTTGGGGAGGGACTGATCTTTACCGTCTTAACCAGTCTGGCGGTTGCCGGTCTGATTGCCAGTTTTCACACCATCATCTACGCCTATGGACGAGTGCTATTTTCCCTGTCTCGGGCTGGGTACTATCCCCGTTGGATCTCGATTACGAGCAAATTTCATACTCCGGCGATCGCCCTGATTGTGGGAGCATTGATCGGACTGGCCTGTATTCTGATTCTCGATAGCAGCGGCCAGACGGTGCTAATCGGCAGTACGTTAATCAATATGGCGGTACTGGGGGCTGTGATTTCCTACGCGACGGTCATGGTCAGTTACATCAAACTCAAGATCAGTCGCCCCGACTTAGATCGCCCCTATCTCAGTCCCCTGGGAATTGGAGGAGCCGCCATTGGGGCGGTGCTGGCGATCGTGGCTTTGCTGGCCTGCTTTGCAGATCCGGCCTACCAGCCCGCCGTCGCTTGGGTGGTGAGTTTTTGTGGCGGTGATGGTTGCCTATTTCCTGCTCTATTCGCGCCATAA
- a CDS encoding response regulator, translating to MNAIIGYSEMLLEDGIEVQESVISDLERILRGGRSLLAEVNQIFTSPQANATLADLHSPVLVHQIRHQLRHPLAAVIGYAKLLLEEATLDLHPDLEKILGAAQHLLAQVDQILEVVCGDRHQYLQLSRGAQSTETTLMQAVVEALPRQRQDWHPPSDSGHFTILVVDDNPINRDLICRQLERQSYGVAIAENGLQALQILFTERISLVLLDVIMPEMNGYQVLEALKADPQHRDIPVIMISALDEMDSAVHCIEMGAEEYLCKPFNPILLTARLHACLEKKRLRDLEVEYLQQVAKVTAAAVAVETETFDPGSLSEVARRSDALGQLARVFERMAKEIYLREKRLQQQIQQLRIEIDQTKKARQVAEITENDYFYELQQRARDLRKRATDA from the coding sequence GTGAACGCCATCATCGGCTACAGTGAAATGCTGCTAGAAGATGGCATCGAAGTCCAGGAGTCGGTGATTTCCGATTTAGAAAGAATTTTGCGGGGTGGACGATCCTTACTGGCTGAAGTCAACCAGATTTTTACCTCTCCCCAAGCCAATGCCACCCTTGCAGATCTCCATTCTCCGGTGTTGGTGCACCAGATTCGCCATCAACTTCGTCACCCCCTGGCAGCGGTGATTGGGTATGCAAAGCTCTTGCTAGAAGAGGCAACGCTTGATCTGCATCCCGATCTGGAAAAAATTCTGGGGGCAGCTCAACACCTCCTAGCTCAAGTGGATCAGATCCTGGAAGTTGTCTGTGGCGATCGCCACCAGTACCTGCAATTATCTAGGGGTGCCCAGTCCACTGAGACCACCCTGATGCAGGCCGTGGTAGAGGCTCTGCCACGCCAACGACAGGACTGGCACCCCCCCTCAGATAGCGGACACTTCACCATTCTGGTGGTGGACGACAATCCAATTAATCGGGATTTAATCTGCCGCCAACTGGAGCGACAGAGCTATGGGGTAGCCATCGCTGAAAATGGCCTCCAAGCGTTGCAAATCTTGTTCACAGAACGAATCTCTCTGGTTTTGCTCGATGTGATCATGCCGGAGATGAATGGCTACCAAGTTCTGGAAGCGCTCAAAGCCGATCCCCAGCACCGAGATATTCCTGTGATTATGATTTCAGCCTTGGATGAAATGGATAGTGCGGTTCACTGTATTGAAATGGGAGCGGAAGAATATCTCTGTAAACCTTTTAACCCGATTTTGCTCACCGCTAGACTTCATGCCTGTCTGGAGAAAAAGCGCCTGCGAGATTTAGAAGTCGAATATCTGCAACAGGTTGCCAAGGTAACAGCGGCAGCAGTGGCGGTGGAGACGGAGACCTTTGATCCGGGCAGCCTCTCTGAGGTGGCTCGACGCTCCGATGCCCTCGGGCAGTTAGCGCGCGTGTTTGAGCGGATGGCGAAGGAGATTTACCTGCGGGAAAAGCGCCTCCAGCAACAAATCCAGCAGCTGCGGATAGAAATTGATCAAACAAAAAAGGCGCGTCAGGTTGCTGAAATTACTGAAAACGATTACTTTTATGAGTTGCAGCAACGAGCTAGGGATTTACGAAAACGGGCTACTGATGCCTAA
- a CDS encoding alpha/beta fold hydrolase → MIQKILRQAYGHPEAVTDQLVALLLRPAQEPGAADVFLAFTAYSSGPLAEELLPQITCPVLILWGMADPWEPVALGRDLANFAAVEAFIPLEGVGHCPQDEAPEQVNPLLAAWVAKHWVVETPDLERAETQG, encoded by the coding sequence GTGATTCAGAAGATTTTGCGTCAGGCCTACGGTCACCCTGAAGCGGTCACCGATCAACTGGTGGCACTGTTGCTGCGACCCGCTCAAGAGCCGGGGGCCGCCGATGTGTTTTTGGCCTTCACCGCTTATTCCTCCGGCCCCCTAGCTGAGGAGTTGCTTCCCCAGATCACCTGCCCCGTGTTAATCCTCTGGGGGATGGCAGATCCCTGGGAACCCGTTGCCCTGGGTCGAGATTTGGCAAACTTTGCCGCCGTTGAAGCGTTTATTCCCCTAGAAGGGGTCGGTCACTGCCCTCAAGATGAGGCTCCCGAACAGGTGAATCCCCTTCTAGCTGCTTGGGTTGCGAAGCACTGGGTTGTGGAAACCCCCGATCTAGAACGTGCTGAGACTCAAGGCTAG
- a CDS encoding response regulator gives MPKILLVEDNEMNRDMLSRRLMRKGFEVIMAVDGDEGVRMAQSQTPDLILMDMSLPILDGWEATRQIKANCQTQNIPVIALTAHAMSGDREKALAVGCDDYDTKPIDLPQLLDKIASLLTQGAPS, from the coding sequence ATGCCCAAGATCCTGCTAGTCGAGGATAACGAGATGAACCGGGACATGCTCTCGCGCCGTTTGATGCGCAAGGGCTTTGAGGTGATCATGGCCGTGGATGGGGATGAGGGCGTGAGAATGGCTCAATCACAGACACCGGATTTGATCCTGATGGATATGAGCTTACCGATTCTGGATGGCTGGGAAGCAACGCGACAAATCAAGGCCAATTGCCAAACCCAGAACATTCCTGTGATTGCCCTCACGGCCCACGCTATGTCGGGTGATCGTGAGAAAGCGTTAGCAGTCGGTTGCGATGACTACGATACCAAGCCCATTGACCTTCCCCAACTCCTGGATAAAATTGCCAGTTTGCTGACCCAGGGGGCTCCGTCATGA
- a CDS encoding MFS transporter codes for MAESLPLEQRQGFKWRDLNPFLQLSDLFVRPSIRGLLLAFLIFNFAFAGFTSIFVLFLDRRFNWGPSQAALVFVAIGVVSTVVQAGLIRKLLPLWGEVKLAIYGFILLVVGFGLIVVIPRQALLLNLILYTSVTLIAIGVGFVLPSIRGLISNLVSDQEQGKTIGSTQGLQSVAAILGPIWAGWTFDHLGIFTPFLDGCGANAASPGIHP; via the coding sequence TTGGCGGAATCTTTGCCACTAGAGCAGCGTCAGGGGTTCAAGTGGCGAGACTTGAATCCCTTTTTGCAACTGAGTGACCTCTTTGTCAGACCAAGTATCCGGGGATTACTCTTAGCTTTTTTGATTTTCAACTTTGCCTTTGCTGGGTTTACCAGTATATTTGTCTTATTTTTAGATCGGCGTTTTAACTGGGGCCCCTCCCAGGCAGCCCTAGTCTTTGTAGCAATTGGGGTTGTTTCTACCGTGGTTCAGGCCGGTCTAATTCGGAAACTGCTGCCCCTCTGGGGGGAGGTGAAGTTAGCCATTTACGGATTTATCCTCTTGGTTGTAGGCTTTGGTCTGATTGTGGTGATTCCCCGGCAAGCCTTACTCCTGAATCTGATTCTTTACACCAGCGTTACCCTGATCGCCATCGGGGTGGGTTTTGTGTTGCCCTCGATCCGGGGGTTAATTTCCAATCTGGTGTCCGATCAAGAACAGGGCAAAACCATTGGCAGTACCCAGGGACTTCAGAGCGTTGCCGCGATCCTAGGCCCAATTTGGGCAGGTTGGACCTTTGATCACCTGGGGATTTTTACCCCGTTTCTGGATGGCTGCGGTGCTAATGCTGCTAGCCCTGGGATTCACCCTTAG
- a CDS encoding MFS transporter, giving the protein MRDRSPRFSPLLFIFATILIDKLGESLIFPILPFLVEPFHFDALSLSLLFSSYSAAQFLAAPVLGALSDRYGRRPILLICVMGTAISYFMFGFAGQAWLLFVSRALDGATGAVSSTAQTYIIDTSAPQDRAKNFGLTGAAFGLGFILGPAIGGSLATIYLKLPIVFCGHHCAAEFWFGLLDVGGIFATRAASGVQVARLESLFATE; this is encoded by the coding sequence ATGCGCGATCGCTCTCCCCGCTTTTCTCCCTTGTTATTTATCTTTGCAACAATTCTGATTGACAAGCTAGGGGAAAGCCTGATTTTCCCCATCTTGCCCTTCCTGGTGGAGCCATTTCACTTCGATGCCCTCAGTTTAAGCTTGCTTTTTTCCTCATACTCTGCCGCCCAGTTTCTCGCTGCACCTGTCTTAGGAGCGTTATCCGACCGCTATGGTCGGCGACCGATTCTCCTGATCTGTGTCATGGGAACGGCGATTTCTTACTTTATGTTTGGTTTCGCAGGGCAAGCATGGCTGCTATTTGTCTCACGGGCGCTGGATGGGGCAACGGGAGCGGTGTCCTCTACTGCACAAACCTACATCATTGACACCTCTGCTCCCCAGGATCGAGCCAAAAATTTTGGGCTGACGGGAGCTGCCTTTGGCCTGGGATTTATTTTGGGGCCGGCGATCGGGGGCTCCCTGGCGACGATTTACTTAAAATTGCCCATCGTTTTTTGCGGGCACCATTGCGCTGCTGAATTTTGGTTTGGGCTACTTGACGTTGGCGGAATCTTTGCCACTAGAGCAGCGTCAGGGGTTCAAGTGGCGAGACTTGAATCCCTTTTTGCAACTGAGTGA
- a CDS encoding alpha/beta fold hydrolase, translating into MTSVPDTIQPGSHLWQWQGFSIRYQSAGDAGKAASPDPLSRAALVLIHGFGASSDHWRHNLPVLGQTYRVYALDLIGFGLSAKPQPGSRGITDQMEYTFEAWGEQVIDFLREVVGTPAFLIGNSIGCIVALQATVIAPSWVLGVAMLNCSLRLLHERKRSRLPWHRRFSAPLLQAVLGNRQIGHFFFQKLATPPSDSEDFASGLRSP; encoded by the coding sequence ATGACAAGTGTCCCTGACACCATCCAACCTGGCTCACACCTCTGGCAGTGGCAGGGATTTTCAATTCGTTATCAGAGTGCTGGGGATGCTGGGAAGGCCGCCAGCCCTGACCCGTTGTCTCGGGCAGCCCTGGTGCTGATTCATGGCTTTGGCGCTTCTAGCGATCACTGGCGTCACAACCTCCCCGTCTTAGGTCAGACCTATCGTGTCTATGCCCTGGATTTGATTGGCTTTGGCCTCTCCGCGAAACCCCAACCTGGATCACGGGGAATCACCGATCAAATGGAATACACCTTTGAAGCCTGGGGAGAGCAGGTAATTGACTTCCTGCGTGAAGTGGTCGGTACACCTGCCTTCTTGATTGGCAATTCCATTGGCTGTATCGTTGCCCTCCAAGCCACGGTGATCGCGCCCAGTTGGGTGTTGGGAGTTGCCATGCTCAACTGTTCGCTGCGCCTTCTCCATGAGCGCAAACGCAGCCGTCTTCCCTGGCATCGTCGCTTCTCAGCCCCTTTACTGCAAGCGGTTCTTGGCAACCGCCAGATCGGGCATTTCTTTTTCCAGAAATTGGCAACTCCCCCGAGTGATTCAGAAGATTTTGCGTCAGGCCTACGGTCACCCTGA
- a CDS encoding response regulator: protein MARQLHPDAITLDVMMPHMDGWTVLTALKADPELAAIPVVMLTMVDERNLGYALGTSDYLTKPIERDLLVRVLTKYQPHLVSNRVLVITADSSDRIELRQLLEREGWTVVETEQGAGALEQIAIAQPDVLLLDLMLPDLDGFEVIAQIRSHPTWKSLPIVVLTAQELTATERLKLSGSVEQIIQKHSQNLEQTLKELQQLVATAVDFNVDIPVDLTPENKP from the coding sequence ATGGCCCGACAATTGCACCCGGATGCCATCACTCTGGATGTAATGATGCCCCATATGGATGGATGGACGGTATTAACAGCCCTGAAAGCCGACCCAGAACTCGCGGCAATTCCAGTGGTGATGTTGACCATGGTGGATGAGCGCAACTTGGGTTACGCCTTGGGAACCAGTGACTACCTCACAAAGCCGATTGAGCGCGATCTCCTCGTGCGGGTGTTGACCAAATATCAACCCCACTTGGTCAGCAATCGGGTGTTGGTGATCACTGCCGATTCCAGCGATCGCATCGAATTACGACAGCTTTTGGAACGGGAAGGCTGGACGGTGGTGGAAACTGAGCAGGGAGCAGGGGCGCTGGAGCAAATTGCGATCGCGCAACCAGACGTGTTGCTCTTAGATCTAATGCTGCCCGATCTGGATGGATTTGAGGTAATTGCCCAGATACGAAGCCACCCTACCTGGAAGTCGCTACCCATTGTTGTCCTCACAGCCCAGGAACTTACTGCCACTGAGCGGCTGAAGCTGAGTGGCTCCGTCGAACAAATTATTCAAAAGCATTCACAAAATTTGGAGCAAACCTTGAAAGAACTCCAACAGCTTGTAGCGACAGCCGTTGATTTCAACGTTGATATCCCAGTAGATCTTACGCCTGAGAATAAGCCCTGA
- a CDS encoding aldehyde dehydrogenase family protein: MSHTQHEPLHENLLINGEFQAATTGERTELIDPVTGQLWTTVAAAGVEDIDRAVQAADQARATWRRVNSRDRTRLLLKLADLVRDQIDVLAQLESRNVGKPIREAREEVELAADCFEYYAGAINKVGGQTIPVAAAGTSLTWREPIGVCGLIAPWNFPIAIAAWKVAPALAMGNTVVLKPASQTPLTALRLGELALVAGIPPGVMNVVPGKGQVAGEALVNHPLVRKVSFTGSTAVGSQVMRLAAEDIKRVSLELGGKSANLVFADADLDKAVPKALWSVFSNAGQDCCARSRLLIERSIYPDFLGRLTEQCQALKLGLPSDPQTEIGSLISQHHRDLVRQYIELGQQEGATLVCGGEIPTTPSLAQGAYLYPAIFADVRPQMRIAQEEIFGPVICLIPFDTEAEAIQIANHSLYGLSGSIWTQDISRALRVARAIETGVLSINTGHSVHLEAPFGGVKRSGLGRELGLAVLDQYTEIKSIFIAE; encoded by the coding sequence ATGAGCCACACACAACACGAACCGTTGCACGAGAACTTGTTAATCAATGGGGAATTTCAAGCTGCCACCACGGGGGAGCGCACCGAACTGATTGATCCCGTCACCGGACAACTCTGGACGACCGTGGCGGCGGCAGGGGTGGAGGATATTGATCGAGCGGTGCAGGCTGCCGATCAAGCACGGGCAACCTGGCGGCGGGTCAATAGTCGCGATCGCACCCGGCTGTTACTGAAGTTAGCCGATCTAGTTCGAGATCAAATCGATGTCTTGGCACAGCTAGAAAGCCGTAATGTCGGCAAACCCATCCGCGAGGCCCGAGAAGAGGTGGAACTCGCCGCCGATTGCTTTGAATATTATGCCGGAGCGATTAACAAAGTCGGGGGGCAAACCATTCCCGTCGCCGCCGCTGGCACCAGTCTCACCTGGCGAGAACCCATCGGCGTTTGTGGTCTGATTGCTCCCTGGAACTTCCCAATCGCGATCGCTGCCTGGAAAGTTGCCCCAGCCCTCGCCATGGGAAATACCGTGGTTCTTAAGCCTGCCTCGCAAACGCCCCTGACCGCCCTGCGTTTGGGTGAGTTAGCCTTAGTCGCAGGAATTCCACCGGGAGTGATGAATGTGGTGCCCGGTAAAGGGCAGGTAGCGGGGGAGGCACTGGTAAACCATCCCCTGGTGCGGAAAGTTTCCTTTACCGGATCAACCGCCGTGGGCAGTCAAGTCATGCGACTGGCCGCCGAGGATATCAAGCGGGTGAGTTTAGAGTTGGGGGGCAAATCTGCCAACTTGGTGTTTGCCGATGCGGACTTGGACAAAGCCGTACCCAAAGCCCTCTGGAGTGTGTTTAGCAATGCAGGGCAGGATTGTTGTGCGCGATCGCGACTGTTGATTGAACGTTCGATCTATCCAGACTTTCTCGGGCGGCTGACCGAACAGTGTCAAGCCTTGAAATTGGGACTTCCCTCAGATCCGCAGACGGAAATTGGCTCTCTGATCTCCCAGCATCATCGGGATCTGGTGCGCCAATACATTGAACTGGGTCAGCAGGAGGGAGCCACCCTAGTCTGTGGGGGTGAGATTCCAACCACCCCATCCTTGGCTCAGGGAGCCTATCTATATCCGGCGATTTTTGCGGATGTCCGCCCCCAAATGCGTATTGCCCAGGAAGAAATTTTTGGCCCTGTGATTTGTTTAATTCCCTTCGATACGGAAGCCGAAGCCATCCAGATTGCCAACCATAGCCTCTACGGACTCTCGGGTTCCATCTGGACTCAAGACATTAGTCGTGCTTTGCGAGTGGCACGGGCCATAGAGACTGGTGTCCTGTCCATCAATACGGGGCATAGCGTCCATCTAGAAGCCCCCTTTGGCGGGGTCAAACGCAGCGGTCTAGGCCGGGAGTTGGGGCTGGCGGTGCTGGATCAGTACACGGAAATCAAGAGTATTTTTATTGCCGAATAA
- a CDS encoding MinD/ParA family ATP-binding protein, translating to MSQIISIHSFRGGTGKSNMTANLAVTIASQGHRVGIVDTDIQSPGIHVIFGFEEDMMKLALNDYLWGRCAIEEAAYNVSNILPDASQGQIYLIPSSIKAGEIARVLREGLDVGLLNDGFRELVQQLNLDYLFIDTHPGLNEETLLSIAISDALVIILRPDRQDFQGTAVTVDVARKLDVPKLLLMINKMPSAFDPATVRQQVEQSYDASVAGIFLENEEMLQLASSGVFCLHYPDHPFTKEVQNVAQQLLA from the coding sequence ATGTCCCAAATCATCTCAATCCACTCCTTCCGAGGAGGGACTGGCAAATCCAACATGACGGCAAATCTCGCGGTCACCATTGCCAGCCAAGGTCATCGGGTAGGAATTGTCGATACTGATATCCAATCTCCAGGAATCCACGTCATTTTTGGCTTCGAAGAAGACATGATGAAGCTGGCACTGAATGACTATCTATGGGGGCGCTGTGCGATTGAAGAAGCCGCCTACAATGTTAGCAACATCTTACCGGACGCTTCCCAGGGTCAAATCTATCTGATCCCTTCCAGCATCAAAGCTGGAGAGATTGCCAGAGTCCTCCGGGAAGGTCTGGATGTGGGCTTGCTCAATGATGGCTTTCGGGAACTCGTCCAACAACTGAATCTAGACTATCTCTTTATCGATACCCATCCGGGACTGAATGAGGAAACCCTGCTCTCCATTGCCATTTCCGATGCTCTGGTGATTATTCTGCGCCCAGACCGCCAAGATTTCCAGGGAACTGCTGTCACCGTTGATGTCGCTCGGAAATTGGATGTCCCTAAATTGCTGTTGATGATCAACAAAATGCCCAGTGCCTTTGATCCAGCAACGGTGCGGCAGCAAGTCGAACAGAGTTATGATGCCTCTGTTGCTGGGATTTTTCTTGAAAATGAAGAGATGCTCCAACTCGCGAGTAGTGGAGTCTTTTGCCTGCACTATCCTGACCATCCCTTTACCAAGGAAGTGCAAAATGTGGCCCAGCAGTTACTGGCTTAA